One window of the Chryseobacterium camelliae genome contains the following:
- a CDS encoding glutaminyl-peptide cyclotransferase, producing MKKSIIAGFAALVLLASCKNDKKILESLNDYNNSMETTGYHFGDKLNLPKDVTDNAENITISFGDKETSNLTVDPKFFTLGDNPVTFNIKTKGGETLNQDATINVYAKSPEKNIPYKIISEYPHDPKNFVQGFQLEGNTVYESDGQNGSSQILKYTLGTTTPLMSTKQAQEDFSEGSTIVGDKVYQLTWQSKKGYVYDKNTLKLLSEFPYPNVLGEGWGLTYDGKNLIASDGSKLLYFLDPKDPSKLVKYIAVAGSSQAYDQLNELEYHNGFIYANVWQKPFVLKINPANGEVVGKFDFTEIAQKNTKGSDDVLNGIAFKGDHMLVTGKNWSKIYEVEIN from the coding sequence ATGAAAAAAAGCATCATAGCAGGTTTTGCAGCCCTGGTCCTTCTGGCCTCCTGTAAAAACGATAAAAAGATCCTGGAATCCCTGAATGATTATAACAATTCTATGGAGACTACAGGATACCACTTTGGAGACAAACTGAACCTTCCCAAGGATGTAACCGATAATGCGGAAAACATTACCATCAGCTTCGGGGACAAAGAAACATCAAATCTGACGGTTGATCCCAAATTTTTCACCCTGGGAGACAATCCGGTAACATTTAATATCAAAACAAAAGGCGGGGAAACACTCAATCAGGACGCCACTATTAACGTATATGCCAAAAGCCCTGAAAAGAATATCCCGTATAAGATTATTTCGGAATATCCGCATGATCCCAAGAATTTTGTCCAGGGTTTCCAGCTTGAAGGGAATACGGTATACGAAAGCGACGGCCAGAACGGTTCTTCCCAGATCCTGAAATACACGCTCGGAACTACAACACCTCTCATGTCTACCAAACAGGCCCAGGAGGATTTCTCTGAGGGAAGTACCATTGTAGGGGATAAAGTATACCAGCTGACCTGGCAGAGCAAAAAAGGATATGTCTATGACAAAAATACCCTGAAACTTCTATCTGAGTTTCCGTATCCTAATGTTCTGGGAGAAGGATGGGGACTGACCTATGACGGGAAAAACCTCATTGCCTCAGACGGCAGTAAGCTGCTGTACTTCCTTGATCCGAAAGATCCTTCCAAACTGGTTAAGTATATTGCTGTTGCGGGAAGTTCCCAGGCTTACGATCAGCTGAACGAGCTGGAATACCACAACGGATTCATATATGCCAATGTATGGCAGAAGCCTTTCGTATTAAAAATCAACCCTGCGAACGGCGAGGTGGTAGGTAAATTTGACTTTACGGAAATTGCCCAGAAGAATACCAAAGGCAGCGATGATGTCCTGAACGGGATTGCCTTTAAAGGAGATCATATGCTGGTTACCGGAAAGAACTGGTCTAAGATTTATGAAGTCGAGATCAATTAA
- a CDS encoding DUF2490 domain-containing protein, which yields MRMIKLLALGMALTVTTFCFAQKNDLGAWYMYFGNNKISKKLNWHNEIQYRSFDGGTDLEQLLIRTGIGYDLSENNNNILLGYGFILSQPYMDGEKQENIEHRIFQQYITKQKFGRFNIQHRYRLEERFLEEDFRMRFRYYLNFNIPINNKEMIPKTFYASVYNEIFLHLDSPAFDRNRVYGALGYVISKNLRIEAGYMNQIQENKNRGQIQIGFYNNIPFSK from the coding sequence ATGAGAATGATAAAATTACTGGCTCTGGGCATGGCCCTGACCGTAACTACTTTTTGCTTTGCACAGAAGAATGACCTGGGGGCATGGTATATGTATTTCGGGAACAATAAGATCAGCAAAAAACTAAACTGGCACAACGAAATCCAGTACCGGAGTTTTGACGGAGGCACAGATCTCGAACAGCTCCTGATCCGCACCGGTATCGGGTATGACCTCAGTGAAAACAACAACAATATCCTTTTGGGATACGGGTTCATCCTGAGCCAGCCTTATATGGATGGTGAAAAGCAGGAAAATATTGAGCACAGGATATTCCAGCAATACATTACAAAACAGAAATTCGGGCGTTTTAACATCCAGCACAGGTACCGTCTGGAAGAGCGCTTTCTGGAAGAGGACTTCCGGATGCGGTTCCGCTATTACCTTAATTTCAATATCCCGATCAACAATAAGGAAATGATTCCTAAAACATTCTATGCATCCGTCTACAATGAAATTTTCCTTCATCTGGACAGTCCGGCCTTTGACAGGAACAGGGTGTATGGTGCCCTGGGATATGTCATCAGTAAAAACCTGAGGATAGAAGCGGGATATATGAATCAGATCCAGGAAAATAAAAACCGTGGCCAGATCCAGATCGGCTTCTACAATAATATTCCGTTTTCTAAATAA
- a CDS encoding VOC family protein has protein sequence MKLGAFSISLSVKDLEKSKQFYEKLGFSTMGGDMKQNYLIMKNGTTLIGLFQAMFDGNMLTFNPGWDENACNLETFDDVRDIQKHLKSNGITPEKEADESSSGPEHIFLKDPDGNMILIDQHR, from the coding sequence ATGAAATTAGGAGCCTTTTCTATAAGCCTCAGTGTGAAAGACCTTGAAAAATCGAAGCAGTTTTATGAAAAGCTGGGATTCAGTACCATGGGCGGGGATATGAAACAGAATTACCTGATCATGAAAAACGGGACCACCCTGATCGGGCTTTTCCAGGCGATGTTCGACGGGAATATGCTTACTTTCAATCCGGGATGGGACGAAAATGCCTGTAACCTGGAAACATTCGATGACGTGCGGGATATCCAGAAGCACCTTAAATCGAATGGCATCACACCGGAAAAAGAAGCGGATGAATCTTCGTCTGGCCCGGAGCACATCTTCCTGAAAGATCCGGACGGGAACATGATCCTGATCGACCAGCACCGATAA
- a CDS encoding beta-1,6-N-acetylglucosaminyltransferase, translating into MIPISYAIPEPQIQPVPLRISRPVKIAYFIMVHHKPQAFKELFRQIYTKDQFYLIHIDRKAKPDVTEEIQLYLIQFPNAYVLESMNIVAGGFSMIQAELNAMEYLLNVSREWDYFINLSGEDYPLRSQKIIRQFLGLQKERNYLFYYDQKFYRPDTLQRIQNHFTELTHKISSMIYKREFMKGVIPYIGGKWLILTRTACTFMTSNKRVMDFEDYYLHTLLPAESFFQTVFMNTEFNEIIINDDKRAVMQPETLFSRKQDPDEIITGLKSKNQLFIRKMEPEMHEAVFSYIEESFDQPLPEINEIERELKKGRHQDN; encoded by the coding sequence ATGATACCAATATCCTACGCTATCCCGGAACCTCAAATACAGCCTGTACCTTTACGGATTTCAAGACCGGTAAAAATCGCCTACTTTATTATGGTTCACCATAAGCCGCAGGCATTTAAGGAACTGTTCCGGCAGATTTATACAAAAGACCAGTTTTACCTTATCCATATCGACCGGAAAGCAAAACCTGATGTAACGGAAGAAATCCAGCTTTACCTGATTCAGTTTCCCAACGCCTATGTCCTTGAAAGCATGAATATTGTTGCAGGAGGGTTCAGCATGATTCAGGCTGAGCTCAATGCTATGGAATACCTTCTGAATGTAAGCCGCGAATGGGATTATTTCATCAATCTCAGTGGTGAGGATTATCCGCTCAGGTCACAGAAGATCATCCGGCAGTTTTTAGGGCTGCAGAAAGAGCGGAACTACCTTTTTTACTATGACCAGAAATTTTACCGGCCGGATACACTGCAGAGGATACAGAACCATTTTACGGAACTTACCCATAAAATCTCTTCCATGATTTACAAAAGGGAGTTTATGAAAGGGGTTATCCCTTACATAGGTGGGAAGTGGCTGATCCTTACCAGGACCGCCTGCACTTTTATGACCAGCAACAAAAGGGTCATGGATTTTGAAGACTATTACCTCCATACTTTACTGCCGGCTGAATCCTTTTTCCAGACGGTCTTTATGAATACCGAATTTAATGAAATCATCATCAATGATGATAAAAGAGCGGTCATGCAACCCGAAACGTTATTCAGCAGGAAACAGGATCCGGATGAAATAATTACCGGCCTGAAATCAAAAAACCAGCTATTCATCAGAAAAATGGAGCCTGAAATGCATGAAGCCGTGTTCAGCTATATCGAAGAAAGTTTTGATCAGCCCCTGCCGGAAATCAACGAGATTGAAAGGGAACTGAAAAAAGGCCGCCACCAGGATAACTGA
- a CDS encoding 3-oxoacyl-ACP synthase III family protein codes for MTSKITGVGNYIPGETITNLFFDQHVFFSENGIPLKDDNASITEKLKKITGIEERRYAGKDQVTSDLGLIAAEAAIKDAGIDPETLDYIIFAHNFGDVRFGTIQSDAVPSLAARVKHQLKIKNNFCVAYDVLFGCPGWIEGMIQAHAFIKSGIAKRCLVIGAETLSRVVDVHDRDSMIYADGAGAVVIEQNEQDGSGIKSHLSASYTLNEKDFLYFGKSYNNESCPDTKYIKMDGRKIYEFALLRVPEAMKQCFDKSGYEISQLKKIIIHQANEKMDEAIVNRFYQLYDMPAPEHIMPMIIHKLGNSSVATIPTLLTMILKDELDTHDINEGDVVLFASVGAGMNINAVVYQF; via the coding sequence ATGACCAGTAAAATTACAGGGGTAGGCAACTATATTCCGGGAGAAACAATAACCAATCTTTTTTTTGATCAACACGTTTTCTTTAGTGAAAACGGAATTCCATTGAAGGACGACAATGCGTCCATTACTGAAAAGCTGAAAAAAATTACAGGCATTGAAGAGCGGAGGTATGCAGGAAAAGATCAGGTCACTTCAGACCTGGGCCTGATAGCCGCCGAAGCTGCAATCAAAGATGCAGGCATAGATCCTGAAACGCTGGACTATATTATCTTCGCCCATAATTTCGGGGATGTGCGTTTCGGAACCATACAGTCGGATGCCGTTCCCAGCCTCGCTGCCAGGGTAAAGCACCAGCTGAAAATCAAAAACAACTTTTGCGTAGCCTATGATGTGCTGTTCGGATGTCCTGGCTGGATCGAAGGGATGATCCAGGCGCACGCATTTATAAAATCCGGAATAGCCAAACGCTGCCTTGTGATTGGTGCAGAAACACTTTCGAGAGTAGTCGACGTGCATGACCGCGACAGCATGATCTACGCCGATGGTGCTGGTGCAGTAGTGATTGAACAGAATGAACAGGACGGTTCCGGGATCAAATCCCATCTGTCAGCATCTTACACCCTTAATGAAAAAGACTTTCTGTATTTCGGGAAATCTTATAATAATGAAAGCTGCCCGGATACCAAATACATCAAAATGGACGGCAGGAAAATTTATGAATTTGCCTTGCTGAGAGTGCCGGAAGCTATGAAACAGTGTTTTGATAAGAGCGGTTACGAGATCAGCCAGCTGAAAAAAATCATCATCCATCAGGCCAATGAAAAGATGGACGAAGCCATCGTTAACAGGTTTTACCAGCTGTATGATATGCCGGCTCCTGAACATATTATGCCGATGATCATTCATAAGCTGGGGAACAGCAGTGTGGCTACCATACCCACTTTACTGACCATGATCCTTAAAGACGAACTGGATACCCATGATATCAATGAAGGCGATGTGGTTCTGTTTGCTTCCGTAGGCGCTGGGATGAACATCAACGCAGTCGTTTATCAGTTTTAA
- a CDS encoding DEAD/DEAH box helicase: protein MNFRTLHLINPIIRAVTEAGYSRPTEMQCEVIPAILAGRDIIGYAEPGTEKTAAFMMPVLQLLKKKSAEHNRIRALILVPTKERVLQMEDHLNLYSKYLPLSQLSVFGGIEATGQLAALKKRIDILIATPDRLMELIEKRSVDLSGIEIMVADEADRMLQEKACEDKLRHFIQLMPKRRQLVLFSETRLKNIQAMADIILRNPLEINITNDRRTAVNIQQPADFIKQKYTTGLLVTGRA, encoded by the coding sequence ATGAATTTCAGAACATTACATTTAATCAACCCTATTATCCGCGCTGTTACAGAAGCGGGATATTCCAGGCCTACAGAAATGCAGTGTGAAGTGATTCCTGCTATTCTGGCAGGCAGGGATATTATAGGATATGCAGAGCCGGGAACCGAAAAGACAGCCGCATTTATGATGCCTGTCCTCCAGCTGCTGAAGAAAAAGAGTGCAGAGCACAACCGTATCCGCGCCCTTATCCTGGTACCGACAAAAGAACGTGTCTTGCAGATGGAGGATCATCTGAACCTTTACAGCAAGTACCTTCCGTTATCCCAGCTTTCGGTCTTCGGAGGAATAGAAGCTACCGGACAGCTCGCCGCCCTCAAAAAGCGCATCGATATTCTTATCGCCACTCCTGACAGGCTCATGGAGCTGATTGAAAAAAGATCTGTAGACCTATCCGGCATTGAAATCATGGTGGCAGATGAGGCAGACAGGATGTTGCAGGAAAAGGCGTGTGAAGACAAGCTCAGGCATTTTATCCAATTGATGCCGAAAAGAAGGCAGTTGGTTCTGTTTTCCGAAACCAGGCTCAAAAATATACAAGCCATGGCAGACATCATCCTCAGGAACCCTCTGGAAATCAATATAACGAATGACCGCAGAACAGCTGTTAATATCCAGCAGCCCGCAGATTTCATAAAACAGAAATATACAACAGGCCTGCTGGTAACCGGCAGAGCATAG
- a CDS encoding DUF1569 domain-containing protein has translation MENIFDAREAQNYIDRINHLTPETQSLWGKMTVDQMLAHCCVSYEMIYEPEKHKKPGSIAKFILKNFVKPKVVGEKAYAKNGPTSPQFLITEPKNFEAEKKRLIGFIQKTQQLGASAFDGKESFSFGKLTSQEWNNMLAKHLNHHLAQFGV, from the coding sequence ATGGAAAATATATTTGATGCCCGCGAAGCTCAGAATTACATTGACAGGATCAACCATCTTACACCTGAAACCCAGTCTTTATGGGGGAAAATGACGGTAGACCAGATGCTCGCACACTGCTGTGTCTCCTATGAAATGATCTACGAACCGGAAAAACATAAAAAACCGGGCTCCATTGCCAAATTTATCCTGAAAAACTTTGTGAAGCCTAAAGTGGTAGGCGAAAAAGCCTACGCTAAAAACGGACCGACCTCACCGCAGTTCCTGATCACGGAACCTAAAAATTTTGAAGCCGAAAAGAAAAGACTGATCGGGTTCATCCAGAAAACCCAGCAGCTGGGTGCTTCTGCATTTGACGGTAAAGAGTCCTTTTCTTTCGGGAAGCTGACGAGCCAGGAATGGAACAATATGCTCGCCAAACACCTGAACCATCATTTGGCGCAGTTCGGCGTTTAA
- a CDS encoding glutaminyl-peptide cyclotransferase, with the protein MKNTLAGFAALILLLISCKNDRKILDSLADYNHSMEQKKYHFGDQINLPKQVTEDAESISISFGDRETADLSINPEFFEFGENDLTFNIKTKSGETLSQDATINVFSKIPEQDIRYKITSEYPHDPGNFVEGFFLDGNDVYESDGLPKSSHLIKYKLGSTAPDIVERQANDIFSEGCAMAGDKIFQLTYQNKIGFIYDKHTLKKLAEFMLPNEFGEGWGLTYDGTNLIADSGSNDLYFLDVNNPSKVLKKVPVGGNKDIYNQLNELEYHNGFIYANVWQKPFILKINPANGEVVGKFDFTEIAQKNTKGSDDVLNGIAFKGDHMLVTGKNWSKIYEVEIQ; encoded by the coding sequence GTGAAAAATACGCTGGCTGGTTTTGCTGCTCTGATACTGCTGCTCATATCCTGTAAAAATGACCGGAAAATACTGGACTCATTAGCAGATTATAACCATTCTATGGAGCAGAAAAAATATCATTTCGGAGATCAAATCAATCTGCCGAAGCAGGTAACTGAAGATGCAGAAAGTATCTCTATAAGCTTTGGTGATAGGGAAACTGCAGATCTAAGCATTAATCCGGAATTCTTTGAATTTGGTGAAAACGATTTGACATTTAATATTAAGACCAAAAGCGGCGAAACTCTGTCTCAGGACGCAACTATCAATGTGTTTTCAAAAATTCCGGAACAGGATATCAGATATAAGATCACTTCAGAATATCCTCATGATCCCGGAAATTTTGTAGAAGGCTTCTTCCTGGATGGAAATGACGTTTATGAAAGTGACGGTTTACCCAAGTCTTCTCATTTAATAAAATATAAGCTGGGAAGTACGGCTCCTGACATTGTAGAAAGGCAGGCGAACGATATCTTTTCCGAAGGATGTGCTATGGCAGGAGATAAAATTTTTCAGCTTACCTATCAGAATAAAATTGGGTTTATATACGATAAACATACGTTAAAGAAGCTGGCTGAATTTATGCTGCCTAATGAATTCGGAGAAGGATGGGGACTTACTTATGACGGCACAAACCTGATTGCCGATTCAGGATCTAATGATCTTTACTTTTTGGATGTTAATAATCCGTCGAAGGTACTGAAAAAAGTTCCCGTAGGCGGAAATAAAGATATTTATAATCAGTTAAACGAGCTGGAATACCACAACGGATTCATATATGCCAATGTATGGCAGAAGCCTTTCATATTAAAAATCAATCCTGCGAACGGCGAGGTGGTAGGTAAATTTGACTTTACGGAAATTGCCCAGAAGAATACCAAAGGCAGCGATGATGTCCTGAACGGGATTGCCTTTAAAGGAGATCATATGCTGGTTACCGGAAAGAACTGGTCTAAGATTTATGAAGTTGAAATACAGTAA
- a CDS encoding VOC family protein, whose translation MATVNVYLTFNGNCREAFEFYRSVFGGEFPYIGTFGDMPPSEDHPVPDEDKDKILHVTLPISGETVLMGSDTGSAWSSGFIQGNNVSVSINTESREEADRLFYGLSEGGKVTMPVADTFWGAYFGMFTDQFGIHWMVNYDDPATMQQHA comes from the coding sequence ATGGCCACAGTTAATGTATACCTTACTTTTAACGGTAACTGCAGGGAAGCATTTGAATTTTACAGATCCGTTTTCGGCGGGGAATTTCCATACATCGGGACATTCGGAGATATGCCGCCTTCGGAGGATCATCCTGTTCCGGATGAAGACAAGGATAAAATCCTGCACGTTACTCTTCCGATTTCCGGTGAAACCGTTCTGATGGGAAGCGATACCGGCAGTGCATGGTCTTCCGGTTTCATACAGGGAAACAATGTATCAGTATCCATCAATACCGAATCCAGGGAAGAAGCGGACCGCCTGTTTTACGGGCTTTCCGAAGGCGGGAAAGTAACGATGCCTGTTGCCGATACCTTCTGGGGTGCCTATTTCGGGATGTTTACCGACCAGTTCGGCATTCATTGGATGGTCAATTACGATGATCCGGCTACCATGCAGCAGCATGCGTAA
- a CDS encoding Na+/H+ antiporter: MIHTYVIVSIAVLLSVMILVMIGQKMKVAYPIFLVIAGLLISLVPGMPHIEIEPDLVFLIFLPPILFEAAWFTSWQDFHKWRKQIFSMAFGLVFLTSIVVAYLSSSIIPGLTVAMGFLLGGVNSPPDAVAATSVLKHMKIPKKITTILEGESLINDASSLIVFKFALAAVISGQFIFGEAVKDFFSMAIGGIAVGVGAGLLFGALLKIIPSNSTIDTIITLIVPYVMYIGAEHFHFSGVLAVVAGGLVMSYNSHCYLSHTSRIQSGNVWSVLIFLMNTLIFILIGLELPVVVAGMENYTISEGIFYSIVIGGAIIFTRIMYSYALMYFPRICSKELRMKMPKPDWREPFVISFAAMRGVVSLAAALSIPAFLPNGEAFPHRNIILFVTFVIILITLVGQGLLLAPILKLLKMEDAGSELPEEKQEVILMRKLKETALRKINDDFSEQVETNNLVRHQKYKLENEMMLMADKAQCMASAVDFSKAVNENKDVLRQLIQAQRNELHYLKREKIFDDHVLRAIEMQLDFDEAKVTGFSHD; the protein is encoded by the coding sequence ATGATTCACACCTATGTTATTGTATCTATTGCAGTTCTGTTATCTGTGATGATACTGGTCATGATCGGGCAGAAAATGAAGGTAGCTTATCCCATTTTCCTGGTCATTGCGGGTTTGCTCATAAGCCTAGTTCCGGGGATGCCTCATATTGAAATTGAGCCGGACCTCGTCTTCCTGATATTTCTTCCGCCTATTTTATTTGAAGCGGCCTGGTTTACCTCATGGCAGGATTTCCACAAATGGAGGAAGCAGATTTTTTCCATGGCATTCGGACTGGTCTTCCTGACCTCGATTGTGGTCGCTTATCTTTCATCATCTATTATTCCGGGACTTACGGTGGCTATGGGATTCCTGCTGGGCGGTGTAAACTCCCCGCCCGATGCTGTAGCGGCAACGTCTGTGCTGAAGCATATGAAAATTCCCAAGAAAATCACTACGATCCTGGAAGGTGAAAGTTTAATCAACGACGCATCCAGTTTGATCGTCTTTAAATTTGCCCTGGCGGCAGTCATTTCCGGGCAGTTCATCTTCGGTGAAGCGGTAAAGGATTTTTTCAGCATGGCGATCGGAGGCATTGCCGTGGGAGTGGGAGCCGGGCTGTTATTTGGAGCGCTGCTGAAGATCATTCCTTCCAATTCCACTATTGACACTATTATTACGCTGATCGTTCCTTATGTGATGTATATCGGTGCCGAGCATTTTCATTTTTCAGGTGTACTGGCGGTGGTTGCCGGTGGTCTGGTGATGTCCTATAATTCCCATTGCTACCTGAGCCATACGTCAAGGATTCAGTCCGGAAATGTATGGAGCGTACTGATCTTCCTGATGAATACACTGATCTTCATCCTGATCGGACTGGAGCTTCCCGTAGTGGTAGCCGGAATGGAAAATTATACGATTTCAGAAGGTATTTTCTACAGCATTGTTATTGGAGGAGCCATTATTTTCACCAGGATCATGTACAGCTATGCCCTTATGTATTTTCCGCGGATATGTTCCAAAGAGCTCAGGATGAAAATGCCGAAGCCTGACTGGCGGGAACCTTTCGTGATCAGCTTTGCTGCCATGCGCGGTGTGGTATCCCTGGCTGCGGCACTTTCCATTCCGGCATTCCTGCCCAACGGTGAAGCATTTCCTCACAGGAACATCATTCTGTTTGTAACGTTTGTCATTATCCTGATTACCCTCGTAGGGCAGGGGCTTTTACTTGCTCCCATCCTTAAACTGCTGAAGATGGAAGATGCCGGAAGTGAGCTTCCTGAAGAAAAGCAGGAAGTCATCCTGATGCGGAAGCTGAAAGAAACGGCGCTCCGGAAAATCAATGACGATTTTTCAGAACAGGTAGAAACCAATAATCTGGTCCGCCACCAGAAATACAAGCTCGAAAATGAAATGATGCTGATGGCGGATAAGGCGCAGTGTATGGCTTCGGCAGTGGATTTTTCCAAAGCGGTTAATGAAAATAAGGATGTACTGCGGCAGTTGATCCAGGCTCAGCGTAATGAGCTCCATTATCTGAAACGGGAAAAGATCTTTGATGACCATGTCCTGAGAGCGATTGAAATGCAGCTGGATTTCGATGAAGCGAAAGTGACGGGTTTCAGCCATGACTGA
- a CDS encoding cold-shock protein — translation MQQGTVKFFNEAKGFGFISPADGSKDIFVHSSGLSTRFIRENDQVTFETKQGDRGLNAVNVKLA, via the coding sequence ATGCAACAAGGCACAGTAAAATTTTTCAACGAAGCAAAAGGCTTCGGATTCATTTCCCCGGCAGACGGGAGCAAAGATATTTTCGTACATTCTTCAGGTCTTAGTACCCGTTTTATCCGCGAAAACGACCAGGTTACTTTTGAAACAAAACAGGGAGACAGAGGCTTAAATGCCGTTAATGTGAAATTAGCATAA